From Glycine max cultivar Williams 82 chromosome 11, Glycine_max_v4.0, whole genome shotgun sequence, the proteins below share one genomic window:
- the LOC102670061 gene encoding protein NRT1/ PTR FAMILY 5.6 codes for MEQEMEKRNEGRIEESEEKWVHDASVDYKGRVPLRASTGVWKASLFVLTIEFSERVSYFSIASNLISYLTKVMHEDLSTASKNVNYWSGTTTLMPLVGGFVADAYTGRFYMVLFSSFVYLMGLSLLIMSQFIPSLKPCNTKICQEPRKVHEVVFFLALYCISFGTGGYKPCLESFGADQFDDDHLEERKKKMSFFNWWNFALCFALLLGATVIVYVQDFVSWGVATLILAILMALTVVAFCVGKPFYRYRRAEGNPLTPIFQVLIAAIRKRNLSCPSNPSLLHEVPELERTQGRLLSHTNRLRFLDKAAIIEEKRVEQKYNPWRLATVSRVEETKLVLNIIPIWLTSLTIGVCVGQGQTLFVKQAAATNLEISDSFKIPPASMASVAAVGTLIAVPIYDRIVVPILRKVTGNERGINILRRIGIGMTLSVILMVVAALVEKKRLRLMVGHETMSVLWLIPQYLILGVGDSFSLVGLQEYFYDEVPDSMRSIGMALYLSVLGVGFFLSSFLIIIVEHVTGKTGKSWIGKDINSSRLDKFYWMLAVINAFVLCVFLLVSKRYTYKTVQRRAMETDSCKSDGVEMVA; via the exons ATGGAGCAAGAAATGGAGAAGAGAAATGAAGGCAGAATTGAAGAAAGTGAAGAGAAATGGGTGCATGATGCATCTGTGGATTATAAAGGCAGAGTTCCCCTCCGTGCTTCCACTGGTGTATGGAAAGCCTCCCTCTTTGTCCTCA CAATTGAATTTAGTGAAAGGGTAAGCTACTTTAGTATAGCCAGTAATCTTATCTCGTACCTGACTAAAGTGATGCATGAAGACCTCAGTACAGCAAGCAAGAATGTGAACTACTGGTCAGGAACAACAACCCTTATGCCTCTGGTTGGGGGATTTGTTGCTGATGCTTACACTGGTCGATTTTATATGGTCCTGTTTTCTTCCTTTGTATACCTTATG GGATTAAGCCTGTTGATCATGTCTCAATTCATCCCAAGTCTAAAGCCTTGCAACACTAAGATATGCCAAGAGCCTAGGAAGGTTCATGAAGTGGTTTTCTTCCTTGCCCTTTACTGCATCTCCTTTGGTACTGGAGGATACAAACCATGCTTGGAAAGCTTTGGAGCAGATCAATTTGATGATGACCACTTggaagaaaggaagaagaagatgtctTTCTTTAACTGGTGGAACTTTGCACTGTGCTTTGCATTGCTGCTTGGTGCAACGGTGATTGTTTATGTTCAAGATTTTGTCAGCTGGGGAGTTGCTACTCTTATCCTCGCTattcttatggctctcactgtCGTAGCTTTCTGTGTGGGAAAACCTTTTTACAGGTACAGGAGGGCAGAAGGAAACCCTTTAACACCGATTTTTCAGGTCTTAATTGCAGCAATAAGGAAAAGGAATCTTTCTTGTCCTTCAAATCCTTCATTATTACATGAGGTCCCTGAGTTAGAGAGGACCCAAGGAAGGCTTCTGAGCCACACTAACAGGCTCAG GTTTCTTGACAAGGCTGcaataattgaagaaaaacgTGTTGAGCAGAAGTACAATCCATGGAGATTAGCAACAGTGAGTAGAGTGGAGGAAACAAAACTTGTTCTAAATATAATTCCCATATGGCTAACTTCATTAACAATTGGAGTATGTGTGGGACAAGGCCAGACACTCTTTGTTAAACAAGCAGCCGCTACCAACTTAGAGATAAGCGACAGTTTCAAAATCCCACCAGCTTCCATGGCCTCTGTTGCAGCAGTTGGTACCTTAATAGCTGTCCCAATATATGATAGGATTGTTGTTCCAATTCTGAGGAAAGTCACGGGTAATGAAAGAGGCATCAACATCCTTAGGAGGATTGGCATTGGCATGACATTATCAGTCATACTCATGGTTGTTGCTGCCTTAGTAGAAAAAAAGAGATTAAGATTAATGGTTGGACATGAGACTATGAGTGTGTTGTGGTTGATACCCCAATACTTGATTCTAGGCGTTGGAGATTCGTTTTCTCTAGTTGGCTTGCAAGAGTATTTCTATGACGAAGTTCCTGACTCAATGAGAAGCATAGGAATGGCCTTGTATCTTAGTGTACTTGGAGTAGGATTTTTCTTAAGTAGCTTTTTAATCATCATTGTGGAACATGTCACGGGGAAAACTGGCAAAAGTTGGATTGGAAAGGACATAAATTCAAGCCGTTTGGATAAGTTTTATTGGATGCTAGCTGTCATAAATGCTTTTGTTCTGTGTGTCTTTCTCTTGGTGTCCAAAAGGTACACCTATAAGACTGTACAGAGAAGAGCTATGGAAACTGATTCTTGTAAGAGTGATGGGGTTGAGATGGTGGCTTGA